The DNA segment CGATCGACACCTTCGACGCGGACGGCTTCCTCGCGCTGCTGCGCCGTACCCGGACCGAGACCGGGAACAGCGTGTGGTGGCCGGAGTTCACGCGCGAACTCGAGGATCCCGTGGCCGGCTCGATCGAGGTCAGCCCGCGCCACCGCCTGGTCATCGTGGACGGCAACTTCCTTCTCTCGGACCGCGATCCGTGGCACCGGGTGAAGGGCGAGCTGGACGAGACCTGGTTCCTGGACGCGGAGCCACGGGCACGCCGCGAGCGGCTGGCGCGCCGTTACATGCGGTACGGCTTCACTCCCGAAGCCGCGTACGCGAAGGCCGGCGGCGTCGACGAGGACACCAGCGCGCTCATCCGGAGCACCGTCTCACGTGCCGATCTGGTGCTCGGCGAGGTCGGATAGGCTCCCCGGCATGCCAGGCAGAGCACCGCGACAGAGACCGACGATGGCGGACGTGGCACGCCGTGCGGGTGTCTCCGTCTCGACGGTCTCCCATGTGCTCAACAAGACCCGGCCCGTGGCCCCGGCGACGGCACGCGGTGTCCTGGAGGCCGTGGCCGATACCGGCTACGTACCCGAC comes from the Streptomyces sp. NBC_00820 genome and includes:
- a CDS encoding nucleoside/nucleotide kinase family protein, coding for MTVTGADRAPSTGTSGRDPLYGHPSLDGLVERAHALAATRRTLLGIVGEPGAGKSTLAAQLWERLEADRPGLAVPVSMDGFHLAQKVIDARGQSAVKGTIDTFDADGFLALLRRTRTETGNSVWWPEFTRELEDPVAGSIEVSPRHRLVIVDGNFLLSDRDPWHRVKGELDETWFLDAEPRARRERLARRYMRYGFTPEAAYAKAGGVDEDTSALIRSTVSRADLVLGEVG